From the Eremothecium cymbalariae DBVPG#7215 chromosome 6, complete sequence genome, one window contains:
- the ERG26 gene encoding sterol-4-alpha-carboxylate 3-dehydrogenase (decarboxylating) (similar to Ashbya gossypii AFR001W), producing the protein MDKNIDSVLLVGGAGFLGLHLIEQFWNLTPRPKIYVFDVRPLPEKISKQFKFNPQEVTVFQGDLTSSFDVENAIRLSGVKILIHSASPMHGNTQEIYDKVNVEGTRNLLDISKKNGINIFIYTSSAGVIFNGQDIRNADETWPIPDIPMDGYNETKAIAEKMVLDANAPHHRFLTVCLRPAGIFGPGDRQLVPGLRQVAKLGQSKFEIGSNNNLFDWTYAGNVADAHVLSAQKLLDASTAESISGETFFITNDAPSYFWALARAVWKADGHVDKRVIVLNRTVAIIAGYLSEFFSKLTGKPPGLTPFRVKIVCAYRYHNISKAKKLLGYKPRVDIEEGIRRTLAWMDEDL; encoded by the coding sequence ATggataaaaatattgattcAGTTTTACTAGTAGGTGGTGCAGGCTTTTTAGGTCTTCATTTAATTGAACAATTCTGGAATCTTACTCCTAGACCAAAAATCTACGTTTTTGATGTAAGACCATTACCAGAGAAAATATCAAAGCAATTTAAGTTTAATCCCCAAGAAGTTACTGTCTTCCAAGGTGATCTCACCTCCAGTTTTGATGTCGAAAATGCTATTAGATTAAGTGGGGTTAAGATTCTGATACACTCTGCTTCACCTATGCATGGAAATACTCAAGAAATATATGATAAAGTGAATGTTGAAGGTACAAGAAATTTGCTggatatatcaaaaaaaaatggtataaatatctttatcTATACATCGTCTGCTGGTGTTATTTTCAATGGTCAAGATATTCGCAATGCTGATGAAACTTGGCCAATTCCAGATATTCCAATGGATGGTTATAATGAAACCAAAGCTATTGCAGAAAAAATGGTCTTAGATGCAAATGCCCCACACCATCGGTTTTTAACTGTATGCTTACGTCCTGCTGGTATTTTTGGTCCTGGTGATCGACAACTAGTTCCAGGCTTACGGCAAGTTGCTAAACTAGGCCAATctaaatttgaaattggtagtaataataatttgtttGACTGGACCTATGCTGGGAACGTTGCCGATGCTCATGTGTTATCTGCCCAAAAATTATTGGATGCCTCAACTGCAGAATCTATTAGTGGTGAAACATTTTTTATTACCAATGATGCACCTTCATATTTCTGGGCACTAGCTCGTGCAGTATGGAAAGCTGATGGTCATGTTGACAAAAGAGTAATTGTTTTGAATAGAACAGTAGCAATTATTGCAGGATACTTATCCGAGTTCTTCTCAAAGCTTACTGGAAAGCCACCTGGATTGACTCCTTTTAGAGTGAAAATTGTTTGTGCATATCGTTATCATAATATATCCAAGGCAAAGAAGTTATTAGGTTATAAACCTAGAGTTGATATCGAAGAAGGTATCAGAAGGACATTAGCATGGATGGATGAAGACTtatga
- a CDS encoding uncharacterized protein (no homolog in Ashbya gossypii), which translates to MVSLSSTKEVEKQSRKLPPQLQTVELAKNIKHLQRLRNPRAEVELGEGHTSMLFYVGNCVKPYDSDFYTACNCTKIDKVDEELIKDVYEEELDSVYSLDKRQYSPFSGPYYF; encoded by the coding sequence ATGGTTTCGTTGAGTTCAACCAAAGAAGTAGAAAAGCAGTCACGAAAACTACCACCACAACTGCAAACGGTAGAACTtgcaaaaaatattaaGCATCTTCAGCGGCTAAGAAATCCAAGAGCTGAGGTTGAGTTGGGTGAAGGGCATACTTCTATGTTGTTTTATGTTGGAAATTGTGTTAAACCATATGATTCGGATTTCTACACAGCATGTAATTGTACTAAAATTGACAAAGTTGATGAGGAATTAATTAAAGACGTTTATGAAGAGGAATTGGATTCAGTTTATAGTCTTGATAAGAGACAATATTCACCGTTTTCAGGCCCATATTATTTCTGA
- the EFM5 gene encoding protein-lysine N-methyltransferase (similar to Ashbya gossypii AFL001W), translating into MSDSDSEIELSLSSNALAALQEFRQEEQERQDKFQQLYNKADEEFERNKKQQGMMLFKEDWQLSQFWYSDETAEILAESLLDGADEDTTIAILSAPSVYAAIQKMEEDKIPTKNIYLLEFDKRFELLAGYDYFVFYDYTHPLDFDGRLKGKIDRLLIDPPFLNEHCQTNSSITAKALLKPENKEKTKHGCLKNRLVSCTGERMASVISKVYPDTKSTSFYPEHANGLSNEFRCYANFEWKKWKFVN; encoded by the coding sequence ATGTCAGATTCAGATTCAGAGATCGAACTTTCGTTATCTTCTAATGCTCTTGCAGCATTGCAAGAATTCAGACAAGAAGAGCAGGAAAGACAAGACAAGTTTCAACAATTGTATAATAAGgctgatgaagaatttgaacGAAACAAGAAGCAACAGGGTATGATGCTCTTTAAAGAAGACTGGCAACTCTCACAATTTTGGTATAGTGATGAAACCGCTGAGATATTGGCTGAGTCATTGTTAGATGGTGCAGATGAAGATACTACTATTGCGATTTTAAGTGCACCATCAGTTTATGCTgctattcaaaaaatggaagAGGATAAGATTCCTACGAAAaacatatatttattagaATTTGACAAGAGATTTGAACTCTTAGCAGGTTATGATTATTTCGTTTTCTATGATTACACACATCCGCTTGATTTTGATGGTAGGTTAAAAGGTAAGATAGACAGGTTGTTAATTGATCCACCTTTTCTAAACGAGCACTGTCAAACCAATTCGTCCATTACTGCAAAAGCACTTTTAAAaccagaaaacaaagaaaaaaccaaaCATGGGTGTTTAAAGAACCGTTTAGTTTCTTGTACTGGTGAAAGAATGGCATCAGTTATCAGTAAAGTCTACCCAGACACCAAAAGTACGTCTTTTTATCCTGAACATGCAAATGGTTTGAGCAACGAATTCAGATGTTATGCAAATTTTGAATGGAAAAAGTGGAAATTTGTTAACTAA
- the TFC3 gene encoding transcription factor TFIIIC subunit TFC3 (similar to Ashbya gossypii AFL002C): MYGVLAPDQIIHRVCEEIAYNKGRIRFKGLWDIIGSFFELKNDRIKQFIVNCLLSNPDIELQRDGKSVPHLAYAATLEQEGHLYFTITEDKLWTILTGYRKKESAIGGLAFELLMEIAKGKDHGVNTMDLAAITKQDPRSITGRIKKLGNLVSGVQIIYKGHVVKLLKFHKFADEQPKRLYVNVRQYLPVMVSTVKKSKNGVRQVVDLKRELKLDKDKRLNKAFIAAIAWLDEKKYLKKVIVVSPSNPETKIRCVQYLRDYIPEEKDIIDCENDSADEDEEDQSNGDSKTVLEDEDAIEGFDSGNATGLLQEPNLLIQENTECRKEFSMNRFFPLQNQTYALSEKHGTQGISIMECVNSIVGNDYKRSFTKNSEYYLQTIGKGKQKCGLNLGYELVRVYDFEGKKKFYRLFTAKKFREFTDASDPNLDVVLPPEKIQRNSLTKLSKESFMPLNTTLRFTERDGQDVFFWHGELDIPATSNTTARGRKRKLGSESREESTKKRAVDTPEVEISAPENDSVNVSNGGNTESSVVDTLVNIGGFAAHSLKSIQRQKAILDIVKIYGGVTYVRDQLYEDVSNYMGTKMILDKKTLRGDVELLVATNKLRVKVKSNGRRILYLPAVDNEAIAKYITSTKDTKVAFSKDIIKNTDIYFFDQTEHNRFHRGTKSAERITAFQNRAKKGHKATKIVGAPRKTKPKSSRGKEQVSIDIHNGATADAIEKKGVGHKKRSQQSKNSSNETFNVSTKEGAKALIMAAVITKSIKGQTLWPEISALFPSNSLEHLKKQWTLRRVKMGHSGWRALMEKWRNVMVDAVKNERATLEDAEHLNLIKLIKLWLADDDARSKQPVKLYKNYEENYKRYTLVKNNEKSNTHSSLAMSSMIQRESYLLKKIYTYGDQSELPYNKTEEQIRSVVRSILITSSGMETEDIDILKTFDQEQVDKVILDMARERHISFVGSSKLRLTDYVLDILDLKSRHWELEKSGKFCRKIMELLNAKKAVVVGEEPSKYSATVLIDMLESNKLCVTPVPLPFKENSMYYATRKYEVTALTPPLVFFAKKKIVEQNHNKHPIPLNKAFSRLWIDSQGSIREKVWKQLVFMTVYEILFNPGITLQSLTRRFRKIVSQNEIEDIVVWLKKLGYLSDIKHGGYVLEHGWYLVLG, encoded by the exons ATGTATGGTGTACTAGCACCAGATCAAATTATTCATCGTGTGTGTGAGGAGATTGCCTACAATAAAGGGA GAATACGCTTCAAAGGTCTCTGGGATATAATTGGTTCTTTTTTCGAGCTTAAAAATGATAGGATAAAACAATTTATAGTCAATTGTCTATTATCAAATCCTGATATCGAGTTGCAACGCGATGGTAAAAGTGTTCCCCACCTAGCATACGCAGCCACTCTTGAACAGGAGGGGCACTTGTACTTCACCATTACTGAAGACAAGCTGTGGACCATTTTAACTGGGTATAGGAAAAAAGAGTCGGCGATTGGTGGTTTGGCATTTGAGCTTCTAATGGAAATAGCTAAGGGAAAGGATCACGGAGTAAATACGATGGACCTAGCTGCAATTACCAAGCAAGATCCCAGGAGTATCACCGGAAGAATCAAGAAATTAGGTAACTTGGTTAGTGGAGTACAGATCATCTATAAGGGACACGTTGTGAAGTTGCTAAAGTTTCACAAGTTTGCAGATGAACAGCCTAAACGATTATATGTGAATGTGAGGCAGTATCTTCCTGTTATGGTTTCAACTGTTAAGAAATCTAAGAATGGTGTGCGACAGGTTGTTGATCTGAAAAGGGAACTCAAACTAGACAAGGACAAAAGATTGAATAAGGCATTTATTGCTGCTATAGCCTGGTTAGATGAGAAGAAGTACCTAAAGAAAGTTATTGTTGTGTCGCCTTCTAATCctgaaacaaaaattcgCTGTGTTCAATATCTACGTGATTACATACCTGAAGAGAAAGATATCATTGACTGTGAGAACGATAGtgctgatgaagatgaagaggatcAATCAAATGGAGACAGTAAGACAGTTTtggaggatgaggatgcCATTGAGGGGTTTGATAGTGGGAATGCTACCGGATTATTACAGGAACCAAATCTATTGATTCAAGAAAATACGGAATGCAGAAAAGAATTCAGCATGAATAGATTTTTTCCATTACAAAACCAGACTTATGCTCTTTCAGAGAAACATGGTACTCAAGGTATATCCATTATGGAGTGTGTAAATTCCATTGTGGGTAACGATTATAAAAGATCCTTCACAAAAAATAGTGAATATTACCTTCAAACTATTGGCAAAGGGAAACAAAAGTGTGGTCTTAACTTAGGATATGAGCTAGTTCGAGTTTACGATTTTGAAGGCAAGAAGAAATTCTATCGATTATTTACAGCAAAGAAATTTAGAGAATTCACTGATGCTTCTGATCCAAATCTCGATGTTGTTCTTCCCCCAGAGAAGATTCAACGTAATTCTTTGACCAAGTTAAGTAAAGAAAGCTTTATGCCTTTGAATACTACTCTAAGGTTTACTGAAAGAGACGGGCAAGATGTGTTTTTTTGGCATGGAGAATTGGATATTCCTGCTACTTCGAATACTACGGCTAGGGGTAGGAAGAGAAAGCTTGGAAGTGAATCTAGGGAAGAAAGCACAAAAAAGAGAGCTGTTGATACACCTGAAGTAGAAATTTCAGCACCGGAAAATGATTCTGTGAACGTTTCTAATGGTGGTAATACAGAATCATCCGTTGTTGATACTCTAGTCAATATTGGAGGTTTTGCAGCACATTCTTTGAAATCCATTCAAAGACAGAAGGCCATTTTAGACATtgttaaaatatatggaGGAGTTACTTATGTTCGTGATCAATTGTATGAAGATGTGTCCAACTACATGGGTACGAAGATGATCTTAGACAAGAAAACTTTAAGGGGAGATGTTGAACTACTGGTAGCCACGAACAAATTACGTGTAAAGGTTAAGTCAAATGGTAGGCGTATACTGTACTTGCCTGCTGTTGATAATGAGGCTattgcaaaatatataaccaGTACGAAGGATACAAAGGTTGCGTTTTCAaaggatattattaagAATACCGACATCTACTTTTTTGACCAAACTGAACATAACCGGTTTCATAGAGGTACAAAATCTGCTGAAAGAATAACGGCGTTTCAAAATAGGGCTAAAAAGGGTCATAAAGCAACGAAGATCGTAGGTGCACCTAGAAAGACGAAGCCTAAGAGTTCAAGAGGTAAGGAACAAGTATCAATTGATATTCATAACGGCGCTACTGCAGATGCTATAGAGAAGAAGGGAGTTGGGCATAAGAAACGCTCACAGCAATCTAAAAATTCTTCTAACGAAACGTTCAATGTCAGCACTAAAGAGGGTGCTAAGGCTTTAATTATGGCAGCAGTTATTACAAAGAGTATCAAAGGCCAAACTTTATGGCCTGAAATTTCAGCATTATTTCCAAGTAACTCCCTTGaacatttgaaaaaacaATGGACATTGCGTAGAGTAAAAATGGGACATAGTGGCTGGAGAGCACTAATGGAAAAATGGAGAAATGTGATGGTTGATGCAGTTAAGAATGAGCGAGCTACTTTAGAAGATGCAGAACATTTGAATCTTATCAAGTTAATTAAGCTATGGTTggctgatgatgatgctaGAAGCAAGCAGCCAGTAAAATTGTACAAGAACTATGaagaaaattataaaaGATACACACTGGTGAAAAATAACGAAAAATCGAATACTCACTCCAGCCTTGCTATGTCCTCAATGATCCAACGTGAATCTTActtattaaagaaaatatacACCTATGGAGACCAATCTGAGTTACCTTATAATAAGACTGAGGAGCAGATCAGATCTGTAGTTAGATCCATTTTAATCACCAGTTCTGGCATGGAAACAGAGgatattgatatattaaaaaccttTGATCAAGAGCAAGTAGATAAGGTAATTCTGGACATGGCGAGAGAACGCCATATATCATTTGTGGGATCTTCGAAATTGCGGCTGACAGATTATgttcttgatattttggatttgaagaGCAGGCATTGGGAACTTGAAAAATCCGGTAAATTCTGTAGAAAGATTATGGAGTTATTGAATGCCAAAAAGGCCGTTGTGGTTGGTGAAGAACCTTCAAAGTACAGTGCAACCGTACTCATTGACATGCTAGAATCTAATAAGTTATGTGTTACCCCGGTGCCCTTGCCTTTCAAAGAAAATTCCATGTATTATGCAACTAGAAAATACGAAGTGACAGCACTGACGCCCCCATTGGTGTTTTTTGCTAAGAAAAAGattgttgaacaaaacCATAACAAACATCCAATTCCACTCAACAAGGCATTCTCACGTTTGTGGATTGATTCCCAAGGTTCCATTCGTGAAAAAGTGTGGAAACAACTTGTCTTTATGACTGTCTACGAAATTCTGTTTAATCCTGGCATCACGTTACAATCATTAACAAGAAGATTTCGTAAAATTGTAAGtcaaaatgaaattgaagatattgttgtCTGGCTGAAAAAGTTGGGGTATCTGTCAGATATTAAACATGGAGGTTATGTTTTGGAACATGGTTGGTATCTTGTACTAGGTTAA
- the ERP1 gene encoding Erp1p (similar to Ashbya gossypii AFL005W): MYLKTFIQFLVLCCLQLHVNGFYFYTNGGERKCFHKELSKDTILKTYYQVQAYDMDTHRYKKANNELSLIIDVEEVFDDNHRVAHETAPSTGTYTFNAVDSGEHKICFQPHFQGWLARTKTKVEVNFEVRSGSYLDTKKEGTIQYLHQLVLSLNDKAAEIKREQDLVRERESKFRDTSERANSCAAWWAIITLIVLGTTCFWQVNHLRTFFVKQKVL; this comes from the coding sequence ATGTATTTGAAGACATTTATTCAATTCCTGGTACTATGCTGCTTGCAGTTACATGTTAATGGCTTCTATTTTTACACTAACGGTGGTGAAAGGAAGTGTTTCCACAAGGAATTATCAAAGGACACAATATTGAAGACCTACTATCAAGTCCAGGCATATGATATGGATACGCACAGGTATAAAAAGGCTAATAATGAATTGTCATTAATAATcgatgttgaagaagtgTTTGATGATAACCACCGTGTCGCACATGAGACTGCGCCTTCAACTGGAACTTATACTTTTAATGCAGTTGATTCTGGTGAACATAAGATCTGCTTCCAGCCCCACTTCCAAGGGTGGTTGGCTAGAACAAAGACAAAGGTGGAAGTGAATTTTGAAGTTAGGTCTGGATCGTATTTAGATACTAAGAAGGAAGGTACAATTCAATACTTGCATCAATTGGTCCTAAGTTTAAACGACAAAGCAGCTGAAATCAAGAGAGAACAGGACTTAGTGAGAGAGCGTGAATCCAAATTCAGAGACACTTCCGAACGTGCAAATTCATGTGCTGCGTGGTGGGCTATTATAACCTTAATTGTGCTTGGAACTACCTGCTTCTGGCAAGTAAATCATCTACGTACTTTCTTTGTTAAGCAAAAGGTCTTGTAA
- the NUP60 gene encoding FG-nucleoporin NUP60 (similar to Ashbya gossypii AFL004C), with the protein MSVRKRTFSMTESVAPYRKPVISSSRRSSSSGQNNISFFNKVKSFFQSDGSQPLQCNTENGNKNLYSVPGGFYNNTDAGQSVLKLSTDKGPGDQVLGALNLYSDNDNNNNDDDAYEDDANASNAKLAQFFREKGDAPLTEMEYEGVMSLIKRSKSVSSTPASKKSVLTRDVNEIKVLRSKSDNHSGTQLRAACFKPKYGDSVSLADASIRRSASSTTRRIFDYSRLPSPYRTTVYKYSAARVPRSQSSVKSRKISENQVKKPSKEVYTPKKLSHTASALISLLDGNDNSHTVETSAYAGLSNPYSSHVSHMQKSKKLTVQKTMESTGKPGAVEPTPAPVKSAALDELSNSKFSAPAPSAPPIVTTGLSGPTAPTQPMFAFKPTKPSSLRVEVTVEKSPEKEAKAPVPQSSTFNFSFSKPAAGSELAASETTPLSRTKPTVPPFNFQPVKPGSLLGHHQHPTTTSSIENNSDPNIFQGNSSDTNNSSQKAKVFYQNSTSKQGSKETIDNKFKVPYQPAVAFSFSSPGNCMVDTKNSIQNNSVSQPTSDRMEFDFGSLPVSGVDPKSVDEEKVEKLKSVFLF; encoded by the exons ATGTCAGTTCGTAAGAGGACATTCAGCATGACTGAATCTGTGGCTCCCTACAGAAAGCCTGTTATAAGTTCATCCCGGCGGAGTTCTTCATCGGGTCAGAAT aatatatctttttttaataaagtaAAATCGTTTTTCCAAAGCGATGGCAGTCAGCCTTTGCAGTGTAATACAGAAAatggaaacaaaaatctATATTCAGTGCCGGGTGGGTTCTACAATAATACAGATGCCGGACAGTCGGTTTTGAAGCTTTCTACGGATAAGGGTCCAGGGGATCAAGTTTTGGGGGCCCTGAATCTATACAGCGACAacgataataataataatgatgatgatgcttATGAGGATGACGCCAATGCTTCTAATGCGAAACTAGCCCAGTTTTTCCGCGAGAAAGGTGATGCGCCATTAACGGAAATGGAGTATGAAGGCGTAATGTCTCTAATCAAGAGGAGCAAGTCAGTATCATCAACACCTGCTTCCAAAAAGTCGGTGCTTACGAGAGATGTAAATGAGATAAAAGTTTTACGGTCTAAGTCAGATAACCACTCGGGTACACAACTAAGGGCAGCTTGTTTCAAGCCAAAATATGGTGATTCCGTGTCATTGGCCGATGCATCTATAAGGAGGTCGGCATCTTCTACGACTAGGCGTATCTTTGATTATTCAAGGTTGCCCTCTCCATACAGAACTACTGTTTACAAATATAGTGCGGCCAGGGTTCCAAGGTCACAAAGTTCAGTAAAGTCTAGAAAAATTAGTGAGAACCAGGTAAAGAAACCTAGCAAGGAAGTATATACCCCAAAGAAGTTGAGCCATACCGCATCTGCCTTGATATCTTTACTAGACGGCAACGATAACTCACACACAGTGGAAACAAGCGCCTATGCTGGTTTGTCCAACCCTTACTCGTCCCACGTTTCACATATGCAAAAAAGTAAGAAGCTAACGGTACAAAAGACCATGGAATCTACAGGTAAACCTGGGGCGGTTGAACCAACTCCAGCGCCTGTGAAATCTGCTGCTCTTGATGAACTTTCCAATTCTAAATTTTCAGCTCCAGCGCCTTCGGCGCCCCCTATTGTAACAACAGGCCTATCAGGCCCAACAGCACCAACACAACCTATGTTTGCATTCAAACCTACTAAACCATCTTCGCTACGTGTTGAGGTCACTGTTGAGAAGTCACCTGAAAAGGAAGCCAAAGCCCCTGTACCTCAAAGCTCAACATTTAACTTTTCCTTCAGCAAGCCAGCAGCAGGGTCAGAATTAGCGGCTTCGGAAACCACCCCCCTTTCAAGGACCAAACCGACGGTTCCACCATTTAACTTCCAACCTGTAAAGCCAGGATCGCTATTAggtcatcatcagcatccaacaacaacaagttCTATAGAAAATAACAGCGATCCTAATATTTTTCAGGGCAATTCTTCTGATACCAACAATAGCTCACAAAAGGCCAAAGTATTTTACCAGAATTCCACTAGTAAACAGGGAAGTAAAGAAACCattgataataaatttaagGTGCCTTATCAGCCTGCCGTTGCATTCTCTTTCTCCAGCCCAGGTAATTGTATGGTAGAcacaaaaaattcaatcCAAAACAATTCCGTATCGCAGCCCACTTCTGACCGGATGGAATTTGATTTTGGCTCTTTACCAGTGTCGGGCGTTGATCCGAAGAGTGTTGATGAGGAGAAAGTTGAGAAACTAAAATCAGTGTTCCTCTTCTAG